The following proteins are co-located in the Cryptococcus neoformans var. grubii H99 chromosome 1, complete sequence genome:
- a CDS encoding DNA mismatch repair protein MSH5 codes for MHGNRKRQATRAISTGESRSEEIVKRPKGKEGQGARQQPTPSLTSRAEQPQSGPQRILTRGSRIEEGNNGQRGDVILEAEIKEQRTLSLHGPFTGNLAAAWYDPEERKIQVLEDTKDTLNWDLACLVIEQVRPTLIIMSTKTQNSLMDKVEEYRDENKCEVLLLPSRSCSPKAASIHLASVRLSDSSVTLPLCCAEGQSVYQSRSGSTIEGANWREEGAGMGMYRLSLVKLGCWMNISAPLATVAAGVLVEQVKKSRIMEAMPGEQHLNGLELTALESMDLEKHMQVNKDALTSLAIFDVESHASMYSDQDKQALSIFGKLDSTVTPLGKKLLHTWHLRPLLDLSEISARHDAVQFFSSTENAPFTTSLRKIMKGVRNVPAHCTKLQTGRGGYVEWKCLVDALTAALEIRNSMCGVATPVPLPIAEKIRETITDNLIIFCQDMNAVIDWDASRLESRVAVRPGVDDELDSWREVYAGLDATLNQVALMIYPQVPPGISFSVNVVYLPQLGYLAVIQADADEPPEIPGWESRFHTEDRYYYKTAEMEDLDDHFGDLYTLMIGKEIEIIQRLVEHLKGYETSILRTADAIAELDCILALARAARDFGLKRPIMREEPVLQIRGGRHILYESLVPRYIENDTMIASGGIDGLASMMIITGANGSGKSAYGKQVALMAFMAQIGSFVPAEEARIGICDKIFTRLQTRESTSKQHASAFMIDLGQVSQALRGATRHSLIIMDEFGKGTHPTDGAALLAGTIEYLLQGVCPRSIVMTHFQPITRAVLPHEDAFDE; via the exons ATGCATGGAAACCGCAAACGACAAGCTACTCGTGCTATAAGCACTGGAGAGTCAAGATCAGAAGAAATAGTCAAACGACcaaaggggaaggaggggcAGGGCGCAAGGCAGCAACCAACACCCTCTCTGACAAGCCGTGCAGAGCAGCCACAATCCGGACCCCAACGAATCTTGACACGAGGATCACGAATTGAAGAGGGAAATAACGGACAAAGAGGCGATGTCATATTGGAAGCTGAGATCAAGGAACAGAGG ACGCTTTCATTGCATGGGCCATTCACGGGCAATCTTGCTGCGGCATGGTACGACccagaagagaggaagatacAAGTTTTGGAAGATACGAAGGACACGTTGAATTGGGATCTGGCGTGCCTTG TCATAGAGCAAGTGCGGCCAACACTTATCATAATGAGCACTAAAACTCAGAACTCCCTGATGGACAAGGTAGAAGAGTATC GAGACGAGAACAAGTGTGAAGTACTCCTTCTACCTTCCCGTTCTTGTAGTCCCAAGGCAGCTTCTATACATCTTGCTTCTGTTCGACTTTCGGACTCATCCGTAACGCTGCCTCTTTGTTGTGCGGAAGGACAATCCGTGTACCAGTCTCGCAGTGGATCGACAATAGAGGGTGCTaactggagagaagaaggtgctGGGATGGGAATGTACAGGCTGAGTTTGGTGAAGCTGGGGTGTTGGATGAACATCAGTGCGCCTTTAGCT ACGGTAGCAGCTGGAGTTTTAGTTGAACAAGTAAAAAAGAGTCGCATAATGGAGGCTATGCCCGGTGAACAACATTTAAATGGATTAGAGCTTACTGCCTTGGAAAGTATGGACTT GGAAAAGCACATGCAGGTAAACAAGGACGCTTTAAC TTCATTAGCAATCTTTGATGTGGAGTCGCACGCATCCATGTATTCCGACCAGGATAAACAGGCATTGTCCATATTCG GCAAGCTTGATTCTACTGTCACCCCCCTCGGCAAAAAGCTACTTCACACATGGCATCTTCGCCCATTACTCGACCTTTCCGAGATCTCTGCTCGACATGACGCCGTCcaattcttttcttccaccGAGAACGCACCCTTTACGACGAGCTTGAGAAAAATAATGAAGGGTGTAAGGAACGTGCCTGCGCATTGTACGAAACTCCAGACGGGAAGGGGGGGCTATGTTGAATGGAAATGTTTGGTGGAC GCTTTGACAGCTGCACTCGAAATCAGGAATTCCATGTGTGGTGTAGCTACTCCTGTACCATTGCCAATTGCAGAAAAG ATCAGAGAAACCATCACAGATAATCTTATCATTTTCTGCCAAGATATGAATGCTGTC ATTGATTGGGATGCTTCAAGACTCGAAAGCCGAGTTGCCGTTCGACCAGGTGTTGACGATGAGCTCGATAGCTGGCGGGAGGTATACGCAG GTCTCGATGCGACACTC AACCAAGTGGCTCTAATGATATATCCTCAAGTACCTCCCGGTATATCTTTTAGCGTGAACGTTGTCTACCTGCCTCAGTTAGGCTACCTTGCAGTGATACAGGCAGATGCAGATGAACCACCAGAAATACCGGGATGGGAAAGTCGA TTCCACACAGAGGATCGGTACTACTATAAGACagcagagatggaggacCTGGATGACCATTTCGGTGACTTGTACACATTGATGATAG ggaaagagattgaAATCATTCAAAGGTTGGTAGAGCATCTTAAAGGCTATGAGACATCAATTTTGCGGACTGCCGACGCCATAGCGGAGTTGGATTG CATCTTGGCATTGGCTCGAGCAGCAAGAGATTTTGGACTAAAACGCCCCATCATGAGAGAAGAGCCTGTGCTGCAGATTCGGGGGGGACGACATATTCTGTATGAGAGTTTGGTTCCTCGGTACATTGAGAACGATACCATGATAGCGTCTGGAGGGATCGATGGATTGGCCAGCATG ATGATTATCACAGGCGCAAATGGTTCAGGCAAGTCTGCATATGGCAAACAG GTCGCTTTGATGGCTTTCATGGCGCAAATAGGGAGTTTTGTACCGGCTGAAGAAGCCAGAATAGGGATTTGCGACAAAA TATTCACACGTCTCCAGACTCGCGAATCGACTTCAAAA CAGCACGCTTCCGCTTTTATGATAGATCTTGGCCAAGTCTCTCAAGCGCTCAGAGGTGCGACCCGGCATTCCTTGATCATAATGGACGAGTTTGGTAAAG GTACTCATCCCACCGACGGGGCTGCACTTCTGGCCGGTACAATTGAGTATCTTCTGCAAGGAGTTTGTCCTCGATCAATTGTCATGACCCATTTCCA ACCGATTACCCGTGCGGTTTTGCCACATGAAGACGCTTTTGACGAATGA